The Accipiter gentilis chromosome 7, bAccGen1.1, whole genome shotgun sequence genome includes a region encoding these proteins:
- the CA5A gene encoding carbonic anhydrase 5A, mitochondrial isoform X2, whose protein sequence is MLPLLLRRAWVAAASRRGTRRCSLGACCSYRLRDALHPLWQSPLTIPGGTRQSPINIQWRDSVYDPFLKPLKISYDPTTCLHIWNNGYSFLVEFDDSTDRSVIVGGPLENQYRLKQFHFHWGAINEWGSEHTVDSKFYPAELHLVHWNAVVYPTFEEAVMEGNGLAVIGVFLKLGAHHEGLQTLVDALPAVKHKDAVIEFDVFDPSCLIPSCPDYWTYAGSLTTPPLTESVTWIIKKKPIEVDENQLEAFRMLLFTSDGEEEKRMVDNFRPLQPLMNRTVRSSFQSRRLLNTEVQPKDHAEQIRP, encoded by the exons ATGTTGCCGTTGTTGTTGCGCCGGGCTTGGGTGGCCGCTGCCTCACGGCGGGGGACACGACGGTGCAGCCTGGGAGCCTGCTGCTCCTACCGCCTGCGAGACGCCC TGCATCCACTTTGGCAGAGTCCGCTTACAATTCCTGGGGGCACCCGACAGTCTCCTATCAATATCCAGTGGAGAGACAGTGTTTATGACCCCTTTCTGAAGCCTCTGAAAATCAGCTATGACCCAACAACGTGTCTTCACATCTGGAACAATGGATATTCATTCCTGGTTGAGTTTGATGATTCTACTGATAGATCAG taatcgTTGGAGGTCCCTTGGAAAACCAGTACAGGCTAAAGCAGTTCCACTTCCATTGGGGAGCTATAAACGAGTGGGGTTCAGAGCACACAGTTGACAGTAAATTTTACCCTGCGGAG TTGCATTTAGTACACTGGAATGCTGTTGTGTACCCAACTTTTGAAGAAGCTGTAATGGAAGGTAACGGCTTGGCTGTTATTGGAGTGTTTTTAAAG CTAGGAGCACATCATGAAGGGCTGCAGACACTGGTTGATGCCTTGCCGGCAGTTAAACACAAG GATGCTGTTATCGAGTTTGATGTCTTTGATCCCTCCTGTTTGATACCTTCATGCCCTGATTATTGGACCTATGCAGGCTCTTTAACAACTCCCCCACTTACTGAATCAGTCACATGGATTATTAAGAAGAAGCCAATTGAAGTTGATGAGAATCAG CTGGAGGCATTTCGGATGCTGCTCTTTACTTCAGAtggtgaagaagaaaagagaatggtAGACAACTTTCGCCCTCTTCAGCCATTAATGAACCGAACCGTCCGTTCATCCTTCCAAAGCAGGCGTCTCTTGAATACTGAAGTACAGCCCAAGGACCACGCCGAGCAGATCAGGCCATAG